One Acidimicrobiia bacterium DNA segment encodes these proteins:
- a CDS encoding ABC transporter permease — MQSRMRLMVRKVMWAIVTVAVVITFNFFLFRVLPGDPAKSGLKDPRLSPERVAALEERFGLDKPAFLNLDGGDVFDSQYFRYIGSLANGDLGTSYAFRDQSVGSLISRALVNTLWLILPAQVLAILAGIVLGLVAAWKRGTKIDVGALSFSLFMWSLPTFFLGIILLFVGSRWLGFPTAGRVTIGAEHANVLETAVDIVTHLALPTLTFTLVLLGEYMLIMRSSVVEVFSEDYILTAKAKGLTTAQIIRDHALRNAMLPIVTLIALNLGFTVSGAIQVETVFSWPGLGALTVSAVNQRDFPVLQGAFLLLAVSVVVANLVAELVYMRLDPRVVEA; from the coding sequence GTGCAGAGCCGCATGCGACTCATGGTCCGCAAGGTGATGTGGGCCATCGTCACCGTGGCCGTCGTGATCACGTTCAACTTCTTCCTGTTCCGCGTGCTCCCGGGGGACCCGGCCAAATCGGGCCTGAAGGACCCTCGCTTGAGCCCGGAACGCGTCGCCGCTCTCGAAGAGCGATTCGGGCTCGACAAACCGGCGTTCCTCAATCTCGATGGTGGCGACGTCTTCGACTCGCAGTACTTCCGCTACATCGGTTCACTGGCGAACGGCGATCTCGGAACCTCCTACGCCTTCCGCGACCAGTCGGTGGGCAGTCTCATCAGCCGTGCCCTGGTCAACACCCTCTGGCTGATACTGCCTGCTCAGGTGCTCGCCATTCTCGCCGGGATCGTCCTCGGGCTCGTGGCGGCGTGGAAGCGCGGCACGAAGATCGACGTGGGGGCCCTCTCGTTCTCCTTGTTCATGTGGTCGCTTCCGACGTTCTTCCTGGGGATCATCCTCTTGTTCGTCGGTAGCAGGTGGCTCGGATTTCCGACCGCAGGCAGAGTGACCATCGGCGCCGAGCACGCCAACGTCCTCGAGACGGCGGTCGACATCGTCACCCACTTGGCATTGCCGACGCTGACCTTCACGCTGGTACTCCTCGGCGAGTACATGCTCATCATGCGCTCGTCGGTGGTCGAGGTCTTCAGCGAGGACTACATCCTCACCGCCAAGGCGAAGGGACTCACGACGGCACAGATCATCCGCGACCACGCCCTCCGCAACGCCATGCTCCCGATCGTCACCCTGATCGCTCTCAACCTGGGGTTCACCGTCTCGGGGGCGATCCAAGTCGAGACCGTGTTCTCGTGGCCGGGGCTCGGCGCCCTCACCGTGAGCGCCGTCAACCAGAGAGACTTCCCCGTGCTCCAGGGGGCGTTCCTGCTGTTGGCGGTCTCGGTCGTGGTCGCCAACCTGGTCGCCGAGCTCGTCTACATGCGCCTCGATCCGAGGGTGGTGGAAGCATGA
- a CDS encoding ABC transporter substrate-binding protein, producing MASWKRILVMLGVLAVIAAACGDTTEETTTSAPTETTESPGDGTATTAPPSDATGGTVRIGWGGSPDSLNPGNGVLAEAYALYEILYDTPIGLDLDGNYVPELASSWSVSDDGLTWTLDIVDNAVFHDGTPLTSEDIKYTLELYRDTEDFPFLPAYPDVFETIEAPDPTTLTITTPDPIGNFESRMVFIYVLPKHIWEAEADPVAFENTDMIGTGSFKMAEYRQGEFVRLDANAEYWNGAPNVDEVIFQTFDNSDARVQALINGDADMITEFPNTAISALEGAANVEVAIGDPVAPSLRDIIFNMVDPEMCPPDDGVCSGHPALRDIEVRKALAHAVDKQQLIDVLELGLAEPGITLTPTGLGEFFNSSIVDYPFDIATASSMLEAAGYVDSDGDGVRECTADQECDDLTLRLNYADDIDTAPRLAELLSGWWGEAGVQVEIQGLDPDTLTSVCCPTFDFDVIIWGWGSDPDPGFLLGAALCSEIDSGFSETGYCNTDYDALYDEQSIETDPERRREIIWEMQQILWDEVPYIVPYYQQETQAFRTDRFTGWMTSASRLALEDPSSLNAIRPAG from the coding sequence ATGGCTAGCTGGAAACGCATTCTCGTGATGCTCGGCGTCCTGGCCGTCATCGCGGCGGCCTGCGGCGACACGACGGAGGAGACCACGACGTCGGCGCCGACAGAGACGACCGAGTCCCCGGGAGACGGGACGGCGACCACGGCGCCGCCGTCGGACGCCACCGGGGGGACGGTCCGCATCGGATGGGGAGGCTCCCCGGACAGCCTCAATCCCGGCAACGGTGTGCTCGCCGAGGCGTACGCGCTCTATGAGATCTTGTACGACACCCCGATCGGCCTCGACCTCGACGGCAACTACGTCCCGGAGCTGGCCAGCTCGTGGTCGGTGAGCGACGACGGGTTGACGTGGACGCTCGACATCGTCGACAACGCCGTCTTCCACGACGGGACCCCCCTCACGAGCGAGGACATCAAGTACACCCTCGAGCTCTACCGGGACACCGAGGACTTCCCGTTCTTGCCCGCATACCCCGACGTGTTCGAGACGATCGAGGCGCCCGACCCGACGACCCTGACGATCACGACGCCCGACCCAATCGGCAACTTCGAGTCGCGGATGGTCTTCATCTACGTGCTCCCCAAGCACATCTGGGAGGCGGAAGCCGACCCGGTGGCGTTCGAGAACACGGACATGATCGGTACCGGCTCGTTCAAGATGGCCGAGTACCGCCAGGGTGAGTTCGTGCGTCTCGACGCCAACGCCGAGTACTGGAACGGTGCCCCGAACGTCGACGAGGTGATCTTCCAGACGTTCGACAACTCGGATGCGAGGGTGCAGGCACTGATCAACGGCGACGCCGACATGATCACGGAGTTCCCGAACACGGCGATCAGCGCCCTCGAGGGCGCCGCCAACGTCGAGGTCGCCATCGGAGATCCCGTCGCCCCGAGCCTCCGTGACATCATCTTCAACATGGTCGACCCGGAGATGTGCCCACCCGACGACGGGGTGTGCAGCGGTCATCCGGCGCTTCGCGACATCGAAGTGCGCAAGGCGCTGGCCCATGCGGTCGACAAGCAGCAGCTCATCGACGTCCTCGAGCTCGGGCTGGCGGAGCCGGGCATCACCTTGACGCCCACCGGTCTCGGAGAGTTCTTCAACTCGTCGATCGTCGACTACCCGTTCGACATCGCCACGGCGTCGTCGATGCTCGAGGCCGCCGGGTACGTGGACTCGGACGGCGACGGGGTGCGCGAGTGCACGGCCGACCAGGAATGCGACGACCTGACGCTGCGGCTCAACTACGCCGACGACATCGACACCGCGCCGCGCCTCGCCGAACTGCTGTCCGGCTGGTGGGGGGAGGCGGGCGTCCAGGTCGAGATCCAAGGCCTCGACCCGGACACGCTCACCTCCGTTTGCTGCCCGACATTCGACTTCGACGTCATCATCTGGGGCTGGGGCTCGGATCCCGATCCCGGGTTCCTGCTCGGCGCGGCGCTCTGCTCCGAGATCGACAGCGGCTTCTCGGAGACCGGGTACTGCAACACCGACTACGACGCCCTGTACGACGAGCAGTCGATCGAGACCGACCCGGAGCGGCGTCGGGAGATCATCTGGGAGATGCAACAGATCCTGTGGGACGAAGTGCCATACATCGTCCCGTACTACCAGCAGGAGACACAGGCATTCCGGACCGACAGGTTCACCGGATGGATGACATCGGCGTCGCGGCTGGCTCTCGAGGATCCCTCGTCACTCAACGCGATCCGGCCCGCAGGATGA